The following proteins come from a genomic window of Streptococcus oralis:
- a CDS encoding glycosyltransferase family 2 protein, with translation MVMSIIVPCLNEEEVLPLFYQALEALLPDLETEIEYVFVDDGSSDGTLELLKTYREQNPAVHYISFSRNFGKEAALYAGLQYATGDLVVVMDADLQDPPGMLLEMKVLLDKNADLDCVGTRRTSREGEPFFRSFCADLFYGFMKKISPVALPSGVRDFRMMRRSVVDAILALTESNRFSKGLFAWVGFKIHYLDYPNVERQAGKTSWSFKQLFFYSIEGIVNFSDFPLIIAFVAGLLSCFISLLMTFFVVVRTLILGNPTSGWTSLMAVILFLGGIQLLTIGILGKYISKIYLETKKRPLYLVKEKSDLPDFTEKNKEKRL, from the coding sequence ATGGTGATGTCAATCATTGTCCCCTGTTTAAACGAAGAGGAAGTACTTCCTCTTTTTTATCAGGCTTTGGAAGCTTTACTTCCAGATTTGGAAACAGAAATCGAGTATGTCTTTGTCGACGATGGATCAAGTGATGGGACTTTGGAACTTTTAAAGACCTATCGGGAGCAAAATCCGGCAGTTCATTATATTTCTTTCTCGCGAAATTTTGGCAAAGAAGCTGCTCTCTATGCAGGCTTGCAATATGCGACAGGGGATCTAGTGGTGGTGATGGATGCAGACCTCCAGGATCCTCCTGGTATGTTGCTTGAGATGAAAGTCTTACTAGACAAGAATGCGGATTTGGACTGTGTTGGGACCCGGAGAACTAGTAGGGAGGGAGAACCCTTCTTTCGCAGTTTCTGTGCTGATCTCTTTTATGGCTTCATGAAAAAAATTAGTCCAGTAGCCTTGCCGTCAGGTGTCCGTGATTTTCGCATGATGAGAAGATCTGTAGTGGATGCCATTTTAGCTTTGACCGAGTCCAATCGTTTTTCTAAAGGACTTTTTGCCTGGGTCGGTTTTAAAATCCACTATCTGGACTATCCAAATGTCGAAAGGCAGGCTGGCAAGACCAGTTGGAGTTTTAAGCAACTCTTTTTCTACTCTATTGAAGGGATTGTTAACTTTTCAGATTTTCCCTTGATTATCGCCTTTGTGGCAGGTCTCCTATCTTGTTTTATTTCTCTACTAATGACCTTTTTTGTTGTGGTTCGGACCCTCATTTTGGGCAATCCGACATCAGGTTGGACCTCTCTGATGGCTGTTATTCTCTTCCTTGGTGGGATTCAACTCTTGACCATTGGGATTCTTGGCAAGTATATTAGTAAGATTTATCTAGAGACTAAAAAAAGACCACTTTATCTCGTCAAAGAAAAAAGTGACCTTCCTGATTTTACAGAAAAAAATAAAGAGAAAAGACTATAA